From one Candidatus Poribacteria bacterium genomic stretch:
- a CDS encoding Gfo/Idh/MocA family oxidoreductase — protein MTIRVGIVGTGGISRAHQRTYMKVGGFEIVAVCDIIKSKANEAAEQWGVPKKHVFTSYNKMLEMDEIDTVSVCTYNQGHRRPTVAALNAGKHVFCEKPMAAKLPDATAMARAAKASGKILQIGLHSTFNPRLQFAKKVIDEGFLGDIYYSESSGGRRRGNPGRTFIYKKTAGAGAIVDIGVYNMHNSLYAMGYPKPVRVSAITEDYISQQDPRFRGIMDVEEFGVAWVRFEDGSVMVFKISWAIHQDSLGPSFCLGKEMGISLGGPTIYADEYGGELKKLVESEGLTAAPNPPEGMTTIQLSGFPEVDVWEAQMTAFREAVKADAPSPIPPEGVLLTNVIMDGIFRSHAAGKEVAVRVPEI, from the coding sequence ATGACGATTCGAGTCGGTATTGTGGGCACAGGTGGTATTTCCCGCGCACACCAGAGAACCTACATGAAAGTCGGGGGTTTTGAGATCGTTGCCGTCTGCGACATCATCAAAAGCAAGGCAAACGAAGCCGCCGAACAGTGGGGTGTCCCGAAAAAACACGTCTTCACAAGCTACAACAAAATGCTTGAGATGGACGAGATCGATACAGTTAGCGTCTGTACTTACAACCAAGGTCACCGCCGACCCACTGTCGCGGCACTGAATGCCGGTAAACACGTCTTCTGTGAAAAACCGATGGCAGCCAAACTCCCCGATGCAACGGCTATGGCACGCGCAGCAAAGGCATCCGGTAAAATCCTGCAAATCGGTCTCCACAGCACGTTCAATCCGAGACTCCAGTTCGCCAAGAAGGTCATCGATGAAGGTTTTCTCGGCGACATCTACTATTCCGAATCCTCAGGAGGCAGACGGCGTGGGAATCCAGGGCGTACGTTCATCTATAAAAAGACTGCGGGTGCCGGTGCAATCGTTGACATCGGGGTCTATAACATGCACAACTCGTTGTATGCGATGGGGTATCCGAAACCCGTGCGCGTCTCGGCTATCACCGAAGACTATATTTCGCAGCAAGATCCGAGGTTCCGCGGTATTATGGATGTCGAAGAGTTCGGTGTGGCGTGGGTCCGGTTTGAAGACGGCAGCGTGATGGTGTTCAAGATCTCTTGGGCAATTCATCAGGATTCACTCGGTCCGAGTTTCTGTCTCGGTAAGGAAATGGGTATCTCTTTGGGTGGACCCACTATCTATGCCGATGAATACGGCGGTGAACTTAAGAAGTTAGTTGAATCGGAAGGTTTGACAGCAGCGCCGAACCCACCAGAGGGGATGACCACGATCCAACTCTCAGGATTCCCAGAGGTCGATGTTTGGGAGGCACAGATGACGGCGTTCCGTGAAGCCGTTAAAGCGGACGCACCGTCTCCGATACCCCCAGAGGGTGTCCTACTCACGAATGTGATTATGGACGGTATCTTCCGCTCACACGCAGCAGGGAAAGAGGTTGCGGTCCGAGTGCCTGAGATTTAG
- a CDS encoding Gfo/Idh/MocA family oxidoreductase gives MTVRVGIIGTGGISRAHQQYYTKVGGFEIVAVCDIIKSKANQAADEWGVPRKHAFSSYNKMLEMDALDAVSVCTYNQGHRRPTVAALNAGKHVLCEKPMAATLPDATAMARAAKASGKILQIGLNPTFSPRLQFARKMIDEGLLGDIYYSESAGCRRRGNPGHTFIYKKTAGAGATVDIGVYNMHRSLYAMGYPKPVRVSAITEDYISQQDPRFRGIMDVEEFGVAWVRFENGGVLVFKISWAVHQDSLGGNFHLGQKAGISLDGPVVYADAYSGDLKKFVESEGLTAEPNPPEGMTTIRFSGFPEEDNWAAQMIAFREAVKADAPSPIPPEGVLLTNVIMDGIFRSHKAQKEVAVRVPEI, from the coding sequence ATGACAGTCCGAGTCGGTATCATTGGTACGGGTGGCATTTCGCGTGCGCACCAGCAGTATTATACGAAAGTCGGGGGTTTCGAGATTGTTGCTGTCTGCGACATCATCAAAAGTAAGGCGAATCAAGCCGCTGACGAGTGGGGTGTCCCCAGAAAGCACGCCTTCTCCAGCTATAATAAAATGCTCGAAATGGACGCACTGGATGCAGTTAGCGTCTGCACGTATAATCAAGGACACCGTCGACCCACCGTCGCTGCACTGAACGCCGGTAAACACGTCCTCTGTGAAAAACCGATGGCAGCGACGCTACCCGATGCGACTGCTATGGCCCGCGCAGCAAAGGCATCCGGCAAAATCCTGCAAATCGGTCTCAACCCGACGTTTAGTCCGAGACTCCAATTCGCAAGGAAGATGATCGATGAAGGCTTGCTCGGCGACATCTACTACTCCGAATCTGCCGGGTGCAGACGACGTGGGAATCCGGGACATACGTTCATCTACAAAAAGACAGCAGGCGCGGGGGCAACCGTTGATATCGGTGTCTATAACATGCACAGATCGCTGTATGCGATGGGGTATCCGAAACCCGTGCGCGTCTCTGCTATCACCGAGGATTACATTTCGCAGCAAGATCCGAGATTCCGCGGTATCATGGATGTCGAAGAGTTCGGTGTGGCGTGGGTCCGGTTTGAAAATGGTGGCGTGCTGGTGTTCAAAATCTCCTGGGCGGTGCATCAGGATTCTCTCGGCGGCAACTTCCATCTTGGTCAAAAAGCGGGGATCTCGTTGGATGGACCGGTTGTCTACGCCGATGCATACAGCGGGGATCTCAAGAAGTTTGTTGAATCGGAAGGGTTGACAGCGGAACCGAACCCGCCGGAAGGAATGACGACGATTCGGTTCTCAGGATTCCCAGAGGAAGATAACTGGGCGGCACAGATGATCGCGTTCCGTGAAGCCGTCAAAGCAGACGCACCGTCGCCAATACCACCAGAAGGGGTCCTGCTCACAAATGTGATTATGGATGGTATCTTCCGATCGCATAAAGCACAGAAAGAGGTAGCGGTCCGAGTGCCTGAGATTTAG
- the dndC gene encoding DNA phosphorothioation system sulfurtransferase DndC has product MTEAPYSIFDSRTPDDIHHEIQKVYLENARPWVIGYSGGKDSTTALQLIWYALAELPPEQRKYPVYVISSDTLVETPVIVSYITGTLDRIETTAREQKMPFQTALVRPKTEDTFWVNLIGKGYPAPYTRFRWCTDRMKIQPANRFILEKVAEHGEVIMVLGVRKGESATRDQVLSLHRMKDSLLSRHTTLPNAFVYTPVVDFTMEDVWMYLLSNPSPWGGDNRQLVTLYRNTSAEGECPLVVDETTPSCGNSRFGCWTCTVVTKDKAMEGLIDSGEDWMLPLLEFRDFLAETQDPVRKPEVREHRRRNGQVMILNNKLVHGPYTLDFCKELLTRLLTTQQQVRRDGPDPDIKLITDDELEEIRRIWRTERQDWEDAVPQIYTEIVGDRDWIVDNTLSFTEKDKDILEAICNENGIPVTLVAKLLDTERQMDGMSRRAGIQSRIDEIFHEDWRSEEEVRAGLDNGDFQQ; this is encoded by the coding sequence ATGACAGAGGCACCGTACAGCATCTTTGATTCACGCACTCCTGACGATATCCACCATGAGATTCAAAAGGTTTATCTTGAAAACGCCCGACCATGGGTCATCGGATACAGCGGCGGAAAAGACTCGACGACTGCACTTCAACTGATTTGGTATGCCCTTGCTGAATTGCCGCCAGAACAAAGGAAATATCCGGTCTACGTGATTTCATCTGATACATTGGTTGAGACACCGGTGATTGTGAGCTACATCACTGGCACCTTAGACCGTATCGAGACGACTGCCCGCGAACAAAAGATGCCGTTTCAGACGGCCCTCGTCCGTCCAAAGACGGAAGATACCTTCTGGGTGAATCTCATCGGCAAAGGTTACCCTGCCCCGTATACACGCTTCCGGTGGTGTACGGACCGAATGAAAATCCAGCCAGCGAATCGGTTCATATTGGAAAAAGTTGCTGAACACGGTGAAGTTATAATGGTTCTCGGGGTTCGCAAAGGTGAAAGTGCAACGCGCGATCAAGTCTTAAGTTTGCACCGTATGAAAGATTCGCTCCTTTCACGACACACGACGTTACCCAATGCTTTTGTTTATACGCCTGTGGTCGATTTTACCATGGAAGACGTGTGGATGTATCTGTTATCCAATCCCTCCCCGTGGGGCGGTGATAATCGACAGTTGGTGACACTCTATCGCAACACGAGCGCGGAAGGTGAGTGTCCTTTGGTGGTTGACGAGACAACGCCATCTTGTGGAAACAGCCGCTTTGGATGCTGGACCTGCACTGTTGTAACAAAGGATAAAGCGATGGAAGGCCTAATTGATAGCGGGGAAGATTGGATGCTACCCCTGCTTGAATTCCGTGACTTTCTTGCTGAGACCCAAGATCCTGTAAGGAAACCTGAAGTCCGCGAGCATCGTCGACGGAATGGACAAGTTATGATCCTCAATAACAAACTTGTCCACGGTCCCTATACGTTGGACTTTTGCAAGGAACTCTTAACAAGACTTCTCACAACCCAGCAACAGGTTCGTAGAGACGGACCTGACCCAGATATCAAACTCATCACGGACGACGAGCTCGAAGAGATACGCAGGATCTGGCGAACCGAACGCCAAGATTGGGAAGACGCTGTCCCACAAATCTACACTGAGATTGTTGGAGACCGCGATTGGATCGTTGATAATACCCTCTCCTTTACTGAAAAGGATAAAGATATTTTGGAGGCGATCTGCAATGAAAACGGAATCCCTGTTACCCTTGTTGCAAAATTATTGGACACAGAGCGACAGATGGATGGAATGAGTCGACGTGCTGGAATACAATCCCGAATTGACGAGATATTCCATGAGGATTGGCGTTCAGAAGAAGAAGTCCGGGCCGGTTTAGATAACGGTGATTTCCAACAATGA
- the dndD gene encoding DNA sulfur modification protein DndD produces the protein MIIHKLTLNNIGLFRGTQTINLTPNGKGPIILIGGMNGAGKTTLLDAIRLCLYGRRSLGNRVSHNEYYDYLSSLIHRGSDSTIPLNHAAVSLEFEYAHSGETKQYRIERTWQRSGSKHHSVSEGLTISENNWLNTEFDAEHWQDRIYEFIPIGVSQFFFFDGEDIQKLADDSKHDLYLAESTKALLGINLVERLQSDLRIYANRLVKRDSPEPVQKEIVEVEAEIATLESALRDTYVRAEALDIQSEKLENQIERQELIIAAEGGGYAAKRESLKVQQGQLLADIEALETDIRDLCGELFPFALVPDLLKKLEDRLLKEIELDEWEAKNLALESVNTEVLKTLASAAFWDSVSLPEPQIEAVRSKITPFLKTQLEKTKREQPETLRGFKKIRDRSPSEYGHLLEWIDACLNEVPQEFRELNDTLAKAQLELQKVDQDLQKVPAEEVLKPLIEKLSLSNQELGQLHKEEQEAEQSIKSLEYQLEVAERKLDKLRHTQQLGEAHVQRQQRVENVQSVLSAYTTRLTQAKIATLSEAIVQGFNQLSHKPDRIRRVEIDPLTFAVTLYDTQNRALRKEKLSAGEKQIYTTALLWALAKTSGKALPMILDTPLGRLDSSHRRLLIERYFPYASHQVVLLSTDTEVQGYLRSLLDPYISRTFHLVYQQVEGYTTIKEGYFG, from the coding sequence ATGATTATCCACAAGCTCACTCTTAACAATATTGGTCTGTTCCGCGGGACACAAACTATTAATCTTACACCGAACGGCAAGGGCCCCATAATCCTTATTGGCGGGATGAACGGGGCTGGTAAAACGACGCTCTTAGACGCAATTCGTCTTTGTTTGTACGGCAGGCGGTCCCTTGGGAACCGCGTCAGCCACAATGAATATTATGACTATCTCTCTTCATTGATTCATCGCGGTTCTGATTCAACAATACCTTTGAATCACGCTGCTGTATCACTTGAGTTTGAATATGCACACAGTGGAGAAACGAAACAATACCGTATTGAACGCACATGGCAACGGTCTGGCTCAAAACACCATAGCGTTAGCGAAGGTTTGACAATCTCCGAAAATAACTGGTTGAATACCGAATTTGACGCGGAACATTGGCAGGATCGTATTTATGAGTTTATCCCTATTGGGGTCTCCCAATTCTTTTTTTTCGACGGTGAGGACATCCAAAAATTGGCAGACGACTCCAAGCACGACCTATATCTCGCTGAGTCAACCAAAGCGTTGCTTGGGATAAACTTGGTGGAGCGATTACAATCGGATTTGCGTATCTACGCGAATCGTCTCGTGAAGCGTGATAGCCCTGAACCGGTCCAGAAAGAAATTGTGGAAGTAGAAGCAGAAATTGCTACGCTTGAGTCTGCACTCAGAGATACATACGTACGTGCAGAAGCTTTGGACATTCAAAGTGAGAAACTGGAAAACCAGATTGAGAGACAAGAATTGATCATTGCAGCCGAAGGTGGAGGTTATGCAGCGAAGCGAGAAAGCCTGAAAGTACAACAGGGACAGCTTCTTGCTGATATTGAGGCGTTGGAGACTGATATCCGAGACCTATGCGGTGAACTGTTTCCGTTTGCCTTAGTCCCTGATCTGCTCAAGAAACTGGAAGATCGGCTCCTTAAAGAGATTGAATTAGACGAATGGGAAGCAAAGAATCTCGCCTTAGAATCTGTCAACACTGAAGTACTTAAGACCTTGGCATCTGCCGCATTTTGGGATAGTGTCTCTTTACCTGAACCACAAATTGAAGCAGTTCGTTCCAAAATCACGCCATTCCTGAAAACCCAACTTGAAAAAACAAAACGTGAACAACCAGAGACACTTCGCGGCTTCAAGAAGATCCGGGACCGCTCTCCTTCGGAGTACGGTCACCTATTGGAGTGGATTGATGCCTGCCTTAATGAAGTGCCTCAAGAATTTCGTGAGTTGAATGATACATTAGCAAAAGCACAATTAGAACTGCAAAAGGTGGATCAGGACCTTCAGAAAGTCCCAGCCGAAGAGGTCTTGAAACCACTGATCGAAAAATTGTCCCTGTCAAATCAAGAACTTGGACAACTCCATAAAGAGGAACAAGAGGCAGAACAATCTATCAAATCTTTAGAGTATCAACTTGAAGTGGCAGAGCGAAAATTGGATAAACTGCGTCACACACAACAATTAGGAGAAGCACACGTCCAACGTCAACAACGCGTAGAAAACGTGCAATCGGTGCTTTCTGCTTACACAACACGGTTGACCCAAGCTAAAATCGCTACATTGAGTGAGGCCATTGTACAAGGTTTTAATCAACTTTCACATAAACCCGATCGGATTAGACGCGTTGAAATTGACCCCCTGACCTTTGCTGTGACGCTCTATGATACCCAGAATCGCGCACTACGAAAAGAGAAGTTATCCGCGGGTGAGAAACAAATTTACACAACTGCCCTTTTATGGGCATTAGCGAAAACATCAGGTAAGGCATTACCGATGATTCTTGACACCCCGCTTGGACGTTTGGACAGTAGTCACAGACGACTTCTTATTGAACGTTATTTTCCGTATGCGAGTCATCAAGTTGTTCTGTTGTCAACCGACACCGAGGTCCAGGGATACTTGCGTTCGCTATTGGATCCCTACATTTCGCGTACTTTCCACTTGGTGTATCAACAAGTTGAAGGGTATACGACAATAAAGGAAGGCTATTTTGGGTAA
- a CDS encoding DUF3644 domain-containing protein → MKKIRKRTIGSVKSELLAKAREAALCAIQIFNSPQIFFKSETFIVLMVIAWTYMLHAYYRSKGIEYRYYKQRGKRKSFERTKHKSYRYWELETCLRRDECPIDINTTNNLLFLIGLRHEIEHQMTRSLDNYLSGHYQACALNFNHYMKELFGDRYGIDDHLAFSIQFMKHSEEQILGSKPEPNIPEHLQTYITEFNASLTEDQRNSENYVIRLVFRPKLVNRPGQADKVIDFVKPDSAAPFEDNGTLYVTTKEIERPKLLPSAVAAKVQEAGFKKFRTQPEHVRMWKAEDAKNPSKGYGVEVQGQWYWYESWVKRCLELCKAAGDLYR, encoded by the coding sequence ATGAAAAAGATACGTAAAAGGACAATAGGATCTGTTAAGTCAGAACTTCTTGCTAAGGCACGAGAGGCAGCTTTATGTGCTATCCAAATTTTCAATTCCCCTCAAATTTTCTTCAAATCAGAGACTTTTATAGTCCTTATGGTAATAGCATGGACCTATATGCTTCATGCTTACTACAGATCTAAAGGTATCGAATACCGGTATTATAAACAGAGAGGTAAGAGAAAATCCTTTGAGCGAACTAAACATAAATCTTATAGATATTGGGAACTTGAAACCTGTTTAAGGCGTGATGAGTGCCCAATTGACATTAACACAACTAATAATCTTCTATTTCTGATAGGGCTCCGTCACGAAATTGAACATCAAATGACTCGTTCACTTGATAACTATCTGAGTGGCCACTATCAAGCATGTGCTCTGAACTTCAATCACTACATGAAGGAACTCTTTGGAGACAGATATGGCATCGATGATCATTTGGCATTCAGCATCCAGTTTATGAAACATTCGGAGGAACAAATTCTTGGTTCCAAGCCTGAGCCAAATATTCCAGAGCATCTACAAACTTATATTACTGAATTTAATGCTAGCCTAACCGAGGATCAGCGTAACAGTGAAAATTATGTAATCCGGCTAGTGTTCCGACCAAAGTTAGTTAATCGCCCGGGGCAAGCAGACAAGGTTATTGACTTTGTTAAGCCTGACTCAGCAGCTCCTTTTGAAGATAACGGGACATTGTACGTAACAACAAAGGAGATCGAACGTCCTAAACTCCTCCCTTCCGCTGTGGCGGCAAAGGTGCAAGAAGCAGGTTTTAAAAAGTTCAGGACTCAACCAGAGCATGTCAGGATGTGGAAAGCAGAAGATGCAAAGAATCCCAGCAAAGGATATGGCGTTGAAGTGCAAGGTCAATGGTATTGGTATGAATCTTGGGTTAAACGCTGTCTTGAATTGTGTAAAGCAGCTGGCGATCTTTACCGTTGA
- a CDS encoding HNH endonuclease, which produces MANTILQKYVQKFKSLRIDRAHGAAPHQPLLLLVIIALIEQGQIQENKVLLSPDLAETFLKYWTKVVTDRKPNIALPFFHLTGRGFWHLHPNAGYEKALSVRSRITSISRLREVVAYASLDDELFVLLTTPRDREVLRQTLIHTYFSKFEQAIKSLITEEQQIGEYRQLLIRQVEQTFSSQQPIAPIERENPIRTAGFRQAIMRMYDYTCAVCRLRIVTMDGESATDAAHIIPFRISRNDDVRNGISLCKLHHWAFDKGLISLNETYQVIVSVLMSERRPTEWMLTQLSEKTILLPEHDALYPAQDALAWHREEAFRK; this is translated from the coding sequence ATGGCTAATACTATCCTACAAAAATACGTCCAAAAATTCAAAAGCTTGCGGATAGACCGAGCACATGGTGCGGCACCCCACCAACCGCTTCTTCTGTTAGTCATTATCGCACTGATTGAGCAAGGACAAATTCAGGAAAATAAAGTACTATTGTCTCCAGATTTGGCAGAAACTTTCCTGAAATATTGGACGAAGGTAGTAACAGATCGAAAACCTAATATTGCTCTGCCATTTTTTCATCTAACGGGCAGAGGTTTCTGGCACCTTCATCCAAACGCTGGTTACGAAAAAGCCCTGAGTGTTAGGAGTAGAATTACATCAATATCCCGCCTTCGGGAAGTTGTTGCATACGCAAGTTTAGATGATGAGCTTTTTGTTTTGCTCACTACCCCGCGAGATCGAGAGGTTCTCCGTCAAACGCTTATTCACACCTATTTCTCTAAATTCGAGCAAGCGATCAAAAGCCTCATTACAGAAGAACAACAAATTGGAGAGTACAGACAGTTGCTGATCCGACAGGTCGAACAGACATTTTCATCCCAGCAACCGATAGCACCAATTGAAAGAGAGAATCCAATTCGTACTGCGGGCTTTCGTCAAGCAATTATGAGAATGTACGATTATACTTGTGCTGTTTGTCGGTTACGCATTGTCACAATGGATGGGGAAAGTGCGACTGATGCCGCGCACATCATTCCATTTCGTATTTCAAGAAATGACGATGTGCGGAATGGAATCTCGCTTTGCAAATTGCACCATTGGGCTTTTGACAAAGGCTTAATTTCTTTGAACGAGACCTATCAAGTTATTGTCTCTGTACTCATGTCAGAAAGAAGACCAACGGAGTGGATGCTAACTCAACTGAGCGAGAAGACTATATTGTTGCCTGAACACGACGCACTTTACCCGGCTCAAGATGCTTTGGCGTGGCATCGTGAGGAAGCTTTTAGAAAGTAA
- a CDS encoding DGQHR domain-containing protein, which translates to MEKLYLPSLRGIVGDWVYYPTLMKLKDIAERVKIAEEIYQSKTLSEMVQREIKRKRGNEIRDYLLKQEQRFFNSLIVAAYEGDPSWYDITHIKSNNQLDPEEIPEDVVAGIGILSLNGEEKLFTLDGQHRLIGIKAAVTENPQLGEEELSIIFIAHRTDIEGVERSRRLFTTLNKNAVRVSKGEIIALDENDTIAIIVRRLVAGNPMFMDPRILNNVPDSIPKSNQTCLTTIGNLYDLLDILFTKVYVLSKRKTLKEKKDELTKIRQSDEILNQHYDNACDYFKRLTNSFLPLQEFANTSDNSTVVKKYRHSDGGSVLFRPIGLKILTEVIAVLAEKYPLPECFKMLSKLPTDLTQVPYNGIIWHPTKKKMIIKGKTLAKNLLFYMLNQFSGDVNKLREDYAKALEQETNQVQLPKRVL; encoded by the coding sequence ATGGAAAAATTATATCTTCCGTCGCTAAGAGGCATAGTGGGTGATTGGGTCTATTACCCTACCCTCATGAAACTTAAAGACATCGCTGAAAGGGTTAAAATTGCTGAGGAAATTTACCAAAGCAAAACCTTGAGCGAGATGGTACAACGAGAGATAAAAAGAAAACGAGGGAACGAGATAAGAGATTATCTCTTAAAACAGGAACAACGTTTTTTTAATTCGCTGATTGTCGCAGCCTATGAAGGCGACCCCAGCTGGTATGATATTACCCATATCAAGAGCAACAACCAATTGGATCCTGAAGAGATTCCAGAAGATGTAGTCGCGGGGATCGGAATTCTAAGTCTGAACGGAGAAGAAAAACTATTCACATTAGATGGGCAACACCGCCTCATAGGAATTAAAGCAGCTGTAACAGAGAACCCACAATTGGGCGAAGAGGAATTGTCTATTATTTTCATCGCGCACAGAACGGATATAGAAGGAGTGGAAAGGAGCCGGAGGCTTTTCACGACTTTAAATAAAAATGCTGTCCGGGTTTCAAAAGGAGAAATTATCGCTCTTGATGAGAACGATACGATAGCTATTATTGTCCGACGGTTGGTTGCGGGAAATCCGATGTTTATGGACCCACGAATTTTAAACAATGTGCCCGATAGTATCCCAAAAAGTAATCAGACCTGTCTCACGACGATTGGGAATCTTTACGATCTGTTAGACATACTCTTTACCAAAGTATACGTCCTCTCAAAAAGAAAGACACTTAAAGAGAAAAAAGATGAACTCACGAAAATACGCCAATCAGATGAGATTCTCAATCAGCATTACGACAATGCTTGTGATTACTTTAAACGCCTTACAAATAGTTTTTTACCCTTGCAGGAATTTGCTAATACATCTGACAATTCAACAGTTGTTAAGAAATATAGACATTCAGACGGAGGCAGCGTCCTTTTTCGTCCTATAGGTCTCAAGATATTAACAGAAGTCATCGCGGTACTTGCAGAGAAGTATCCACTCCCTGAATGTTTCAAGATGCTTTCAAAATTACCTACAGACCTGACCCAAGTCCCCTATAATGGTATCATCTGGCACCCTACAAAAAAAAAGATGATCATAAAAGGTAAGACGCTCGCTAAAAATTTGTTATTCTATATGCTGAATCAATTTTCGGGGGATGTAAATAAATTACGCGAGGATTATGCTAAGGCATTAGAACAAGAGACGAACCAGGTTCAATTACCGAAAAGAGTCTTGTAA
- a CDS encoding formylglycine-generating enzyme family protein, which yields MRFRTSNILFTLSLLLLLIPACHDPIESPLVGTLPIETITTPKDNAVMVYVPAGEFLMGTSDAEIEHYKEIFPLRDTARYDNERPQRTVYLDAFYIDKFEVTNRQYKQFLSETDYEPEHYLDRLPYNAPDLPAVVLKWEDAVAYTVWAGKRLPTEAEWEKAARGTDGRTWPWGNVFDDTKLSGNDGRGHRDGYKETAPVGQFPQGASPYGAHDMAGNLWEWVSDWYDPNYYRTNPPNVNPQGPETGDGHVLKGGGWAENLDFTRCASRLGGEPGSLLRGFRCVMDAPFGE from the coding sequence ATGAGATTTAGAACGTCCAACATCTTGTTTACACTCTCGCTGCTTTTGTTGTTGATACCAGCTTGTCACGATCCAATAGAGTCCCCTCTCGTTGGCACCCTTCCTATTGAAACCATCACGACACCTAAAGACAATGCCGTCATGGTTTATGTCCCTGCTGGCGAGTTCCTCATGGGCACCAGTGATGCAGAGATTGAACACTACAAAGAAATCTTTCCGCTCCGTGACACTGCCCGATATGACAATGAACGTCCGCAGCGTACCGTCTATCTTGATGCCTTCTACATCGACAAGTTTGAGGTGACAAACCGACAATACAAACAGTTTCTCAGCGAAACGGATTATGAACCAGAACACTATCTTGATCGCCTTCCGTATAATGCTCCCGACCTTCCTGCCGTTGTCTTGAAATGGGAAGATGCCGTCGCGTATACGGTGTGGGCAGGCAAGCGGTTGCCTACCGAGGCGGAGTGGGAGAAAGCCGCACGCGGCACAGATGGACGCACCTGGCCCTGGGGCAATGTGTTTGACGATACAAAACTCAGTGGTAACGATGGCAGAGGACACAGAGATGGTTATAAAGAAACCGCACCTGTCGGACAGTTCCCGCAAGGCGCGAGTCCCTACGGCGCACACGATATGGCGGGCAATCTCTGGGAATGGGTCTCGGATTGGTACGATCCAAACTATTACCGCACCAACCCTCCGAATGTCAATCCACAAGGCCCCGAAACCGGCGATGGTCACGTTCTAAAAGGTGGTGGTTGGGCGGAAAATTTGGATTTCACCCGATGCGCCAGCCGACTCGGTGGAGAGCCTGGCTCCCTCTTACGCGGGTTTCGGTGCGTAATGGATGCACCCTTTGGAGAATAG